A window from Pseudomonas kribbensis encodes these proteins:
- a CDS encoding transglutaminase family protein yields MNAHYQILHDTCYHYDSPVSLAQQLAHLWPRECAWQRCTEQQLLISPDPTTRRDEQDVFGNPLTRLAFERPHDELQVNARLTVEVLARPALDFNLSPVWELTRNALTYSSQPLSTELLEACRYRFQSPYVHLKRSFVEFSESCFPPGRPLLLGVQALMEKIFDEFTFDAEATQVATPLVEVLERRRGVCQDFAHLMLACVRSRGLAARYISGYLLTRPPPGQPRLIGADASHAWVSVFCPVLGWVDFDPTNNVQPALEHITLAWGRDFSDVSPLRGVILGGGSHDPEVRVTVMPLEE; encoded by the coding sequence ATGAATGCCCATTACCAGATCCTTCACGACACCTGCTATCACTACGACAGCCCGGTCTCGCTGGCGCAGCAGCTGGCGCATCTGTGGCCTCGGGAATGCGCCTGGCAGCGCTGCACCGAACAGCAATTGCTGATCAGTCCGGATCCGACCACGCGTCGTGACGAACAGGACGTGTTCGGCAATCCGCTGACGCGCCTTGCGTTTGAGCGGCCTCATGATGAATTGCAGGTCAACGCACGGCTGACGGTCGAGGTGCTGGCGCGGCCGGCGCTGGATTTCAATCTGTCCCCGGTCTGGGAACTGACGCGCAATGCGCTGACCTACAGCAGCCAGCCGTTGTCCACCGAGCTGCTGGAGGCCTGCCGTTACCGATTTCAGTCACCCTACGTTCACTTGAAGCGCAGCTTCGTCGAGTTCTCCGAAAGCTGTTTTCCGCCCGGGCGACCTTTGCTGCTGGGCGTGCAGGCGTTGATGGAAAAGATCTTCGACGAGTTCACCTTCGATGCCGAGGCCACGCAAGTCGCGACGCCGTTAGTGGAAGTGCTGGAGCGGCGGCGCGGGGTCTGTCAGGACTTCGCCCATCTGATGCTGGCCTGCGTGCGTTCCCGAGGATTGGCGGCGCGCTACATCAGTGGCTATCTGCTGACACGGCCGCCACCGGGGCAACCGCGATTGATCGGCGCCGATGCCTCCCATGCCTGGGTTTCGGTGTTTTGTCCGGTGCTTGGCTGGGTGGATTTCGATCCGACCAACAATGTGCAACCGGCACTGGAGCACATCACCCTGGCCTGGGGCCGGGATTTTTCCGATGTGTCGCCGTTGCGCGGGGTGATTCTGGGAGGGGGGAGCCATGATCCCGAGGTCCGGGTCACGGTGATGCCGCTGGAGGAATAA
- a CDS encoding TIGR00730 family Rossman fold protein: protein MSLTSVCVFCGANAGTTPAYTDAAIALGTAIAERKLKLVYGGGAVGLMGIVADAALAAGGEVIGIIPQSLMDKEIGHKSLTRLEVVDGMHARKARMAELSDAFIALPGGLGTLEELFEVWTWGQLGYHGKPLGLLEVNGFYSKLTAFLDHIVGEGFVRAPHRDMLQVSESPQSLLDALDQWQPTVTPKWVDQKPG from the coding sequence ATGTCTCTCACATCCGTTTGTGTATTTTGCGGTGCCAACGCCGGCACCACCCCGGCGTACACCGATGCCGCCATCGCCCTCGGCACCGCCATTGCCGAGCGCAAGCTGAAGCTGGTCTACGGCGGTGGCGCCGTGGGTTTGATGGGGATTGTCGCCGACGCCGCGCTGGCCGCCGGCGGCGAAGTGATCGGCATCATTCCCCAGAGCCTGATGGACAAGGAAATCGGTCACAAGAGCCTGACGCGCCTGGAAGTAGTCGACGGCATGCACGCGCGCAAGGCACGCATGGCCGAACTCAGCGATGCGTTCATCGCCCTGCCCGGCGGCCTCGGCACCCTGGAAGAACTGTTCGAAGTCTGGACGTGGGGCCAGCTCGGTTACCACGGCAAGCCGCTGGGCTTGCTGGAAGTGAACGGTTTCTACAGCAAACTCACGGCATTTCTCGATCACATCGTCGGCGAAGGCTTCGTTCGCGCACCGCACCGTGACATGCTGCAAGTGAGTGAATCGCCACAATCGCTGCTCGATGCCCTCGACCAATGGCAGCCGACCGTCACGCCAAAGTGGGTCGACCAGAAACCCGGTTAA
- the azu gene encoding azurin, which yields MFSKVVAVSLLALASSQLMAAECTTTVESTDQMTYTTKEFTVDKSCKTFTVKLTHGGSLPKNVMGHNLVISKTADMQAIATEGMSQGLEKDYLKADNAAIIAHTKMIGAPEKETEVTFDTSKLEAGGDYSFFCSFPGHISMMKGKVVVK from the coding sequence ATGTTTTCCAAAGTTGTTGCGGTATCCCTGCTGGCGCTGGCCAGCAGCCAGTTGATGGCCGCCGAGTGCACCACCACCGTCGAATCCACTGACCAGATGACCTACACCACCAAGGAGTTCACAGTCGACAAGAGCTGCAAGACGTTCACAGTCAAGCTGACTCATGGCGGCTCTTTGCCGAAGAATGTGATGGGCCATAACCTGGTGATCAGCAAGACTGCCGACATGCAGGCCATTGCGACCGAGGGCATGAGTCAGGGCCTGGAGAAGGACTATCTGAAAGCTGATAATGCCGCGATCATTGCTCATACCAAAATGATTGGTGCGCCGGAAAAAGAAACCGAAGTGACATTCGATACCTCTAAGCTGGAGGCCGGTGGTGACTATAGTTTCTTCTGCTCTTTCCCTGGCCACATCTCGATGATGAAAGGCAAAGTGGTTGTGAAGTAA
- the nadE gene encoding ammonia-dependent NAD(+) synthetase produces the protein MQAVQREIAEQLNVQPPFADYQALEAEVARRITFIQDCLTSSGLKTLVLGISGGVDSLTAGLLAQRAMRELRERTGDEAYKFIAVRLPYDVQFDEHDAQASVDFIAPDERHTVNIGPAVKSLASEVAAFEGKHAVSVDFVLGNTKARMRMVAQYTIAGAAHGLVIGTDHAAEAVMGFFTKFGDGACDLAPLSGLVKNQVRAIARSFGAPESLVEKVPTADLEDLSPGKPDEASHGVTYAEIDAFLHGEPLRQEAFDIIVNTYKKTHHKRVMPFAP, from the coding sequence ATGCAAGCCGTACAGCGTGAGATTGCTGAACAGCTCAACGTTCAGCCGCCGTTCGCCGACTACCAGGCCCTCGAAGCGGAAGTCGCCCGACGCATCACCTTCATCCAGGATTGCCTGACCAGTTCCGGGCTCAAGACCCTGGTGCTGGGCATCAGCGGCGGTGTCGACTCGCTGACCGCAGGCCTGTTGGCCCAGCGCGCCATGCGTGAACTGCGCGAGCGCACCGGAGACGAGGCCTACAAGTTCATCGCCGTGCGCCTGCCGTACGACGTGCAGTTCGATGAACACGACGCCCAGGCCTCGGTGGACTTCATCGCCCCGGACGAGCGTCACACCGTCAACATCGGCCCGGCAGTGAAATCCCTGGCCAGCGAAGTCGCAGCTTTCGAAGGCAAGCACGCGGTGTCGGTGGATTTCGTGCTCGGCAACACCAAGGCGCGGATGCGCATGGTCGCCCAGTACACCATCGCCGGCGCGGCCCACGGCCTGGTGATCGGCACCGACCACGCGGCGGAAGCGGTGATGGGTTTCTTCACCAAATTCGGTGACGGCGCCTGCGATCTGGCACCACTGAGCGGCCTGGTGAAAAACCAGGTCCGGGCCATCGCCCGAAGCTTCGGTGCACCGGAATCGCTGGTGGAAAAAGTGCCGACGGCGGATCTGGAAGACCTGTCGCCGGGCAAGCCGGATGAAGCGTCCCACGGCGTGACTTACGCCGAGATCGATGCTTTCCTGCACGGCGAGCCGCTGCGTCAGGAAGCATTCGATATCATCGTCAACACCTACAAGAAGACCCATCACAAGCGGGTCATGCCGTTTGCGCCTTGA
- the pncB gene encoding nicotinate phosphoribosyltransferase, whose product MSESVFADRIVQNLLDTDFYKLTMMQAVLHNYPNVEVEWEFRCRNSEDLRPYLAEIRFQVERLAELSLSADQLSFLERISFLKPDFLRFLGLFRFNLRYLHTGIENGELFIRLRGPWLHVILFEVPLLAIVSEVRNRYRYRETVLEQAREQLYRKFDWLTANASSEELSQLQVADFGTRRRFSYRVQEEVVNVLKHDFPGRFVGTSNVHLSRELDMKPLGTMAHEWIMAHQQLGPRLIDSQIAALDCWVREYRGLLGIALTDCITTDAFLGDFDLFFAKLFDGLRHDSGDPVQWGEKCIAHYHKLGIDPMSKTLVFSDSLTLPKSLEIFRALRGRINVSFGIGTNLTCDIPGVEPMSIVLKMTACNGQPVAKISDEPGKTHCKDPNFVAYLRHVFQVPAVSSLSSKE is encoded by the coding sequence ATGAGCGAGAGTGTGTTTGCCGATCGCATCGTGCAGAACCTGCTCGACACCGACTTCTACAAACTGACGATGATGCAGGCGGTGCTGCACAACTACCCCAACGTCGAAGTCGAATGGGAGTTCCGTTGCCGTAACAGTGAAGATCTGCGCCCGTATCTGGCGGAGATCCGCTTCCAGGTCGAGCGTCTGGCCGAGTTGAGCCTGAGCGCCGATCAGTTGAGTTTCCTCGAGCGCATCAGCTTCCTCAAACCTGACTTTCTGCGATTCCTCGGTCTGTTCCGCTTCAACCTGCGTTATCTGCACACCGGCATCGAGAACGGCGAGCTGTTCATCCGCCTGCGCGGGCCGTGGCTGCATGTGATTCTGTTCGAAGTGCCGCTGCTGGCGATCGTCAGCGAAGTGCGCAACCGCTATCGCTACCGCGAAACGGTACTGGAACAGGCTCGCGAGCAGCTGTACCGCAAGTTCGACTGGCTGACCGCCAACGCCTCGTCTGAAGAGTTGTCGCAGTTGCAGGTCGCCGATTTCGGCACGCGCCGCAGGTTTTCCTACCGCGTGCAGGAAGAAGTGGTGAACGTGCTCAAGCACGACTTCCCCGGGCGTTTCGTCGGCACCAGCAATGTGCACCTGTCCCGCGAACTGGACATGAAACCCCTGGGCACCATGGCCCACGAATGGATCATGGCTCACCAGCAACTCGGCCCGCGACTGATCGACAGCCAGATTGCCGCCCTCGATTGCTGGGTCCGCGAGTACCGCGGTTTGTTGGGGATCGCCCTGACCGACTGCATCACCACCGACGCGTTCCTCGGCGATTTCGATCTGTTCTTCGCCAAGCTGTTCGACGGTTTGCGCCATGACTCCGGGGATCCGGTGCAGTGGGGCGAAAAATGCATCGCCCACTATCACAAGCTCGGCATCGACCCGATGAGCAAGACCCTGGTGTTCTCTGACAGCCTGACGCTGCCCAAGTCGCTGGAGATCTTCCGGGCGTTGCGGGGCCGGATCAATGTCAGCTTCGGTATCGGCACCAACCTCACCTGTGACATTCCGGGTGTCGAACCGATGAGCATCGTGCTTAAAATGACCGCCTGCAACGGCCAACCGGTGGCGAAGATCTCCGACGAGCCGGGCAAGACCCACTGCAAAGACCCGAATTTCGTCGCCTACTTGCGACACGTTTTCCAGGTTCCTGCCGTTTCCAGCCTTTCTAGCAAGGAGTGA
- a CDS encoding LysR family transcriptional regulator has translation MLNKRHLPSITALQCFEAVTRHLSFTRAAEELNLTQSAVSKQVAQLEELLQHLLFRRVRRRLQMTPAGDLYLVEVRKILTQVEMSTHYLRSYGGETEVLRVSTPSTFGARWLVPRLKGWRLRHPSIHLDLCNEQEADDLLQGRSDLAFYFGQGSRPGTECLKLFGEELVPVCAPGSLPDTPLTDPTQLTDLVLLQNASRPQAWHDWFDSQGHQTEHSYHGPRFETFYMCIRAAQVGCGVALLPRFLVEEELADGKLVIPWQHAMPSTDAYYLAYPEHAAEVPKVRDFVKWMLEQIDSPDA, from the coding sequence ATGCTGAACAAACGCCACTTGCCGTCGATCACCGCGCTGCAGTGCTTCGAGGCCGTGACCCGGCACCTGAGTTTCACCCGGGCCGCCGAGGAACTGAACCTGACTCAGAGCGCCGTCAGCAAGCAGGTGGCGCAGCTCGAAGAATTGCTGCAGCACTTGTTGTTCCGTCGGGTACGCCGCCGTTTGCAGATGACTCCGGCCGGTGATCTGTACCTGGTGGAAGTCAGAAAAATCCTGACCCAGGTCGAGATGTCGACCCATTACCTGCGTTCCTACGGCGGCGAAACCGAAGTCCTGCGCGTCTCCACACCCTCGACCTTCGGCGCCCGCTGGCTGGTGCCGCGCCTCAAGGGCTGGCGTCTGCGCCACCCGTCGATTCATCTGGATCTGTGCAACGAACAGGAAGCCGATGACTTGCTGCAAGGGCGCAGCGACCTGGCGTTCTATTTCGGCCAGGGTTCACGCCCCGGCACCGAGTGCCTGAAGTTGTTCGGCGAGGAACTGGTGCCTGTGTGCGCCCCCGGCAGCCTGCCGGACACGCCGTTGACTGATCCAACGCAACTCACCGATCTGGTGCTGCTGCAGAATGCTTCGCGCCCGCAAGCGTGGCACGACTGGTTCGACAGCCAAGGCCATCAGACCGAGCACAGCTACCACGGCCCGCGCTTCGAAACCTTTTATATGTGCATCCGCGCGGCGCAGGTCGGCTGCGGCGTCGCCCTGCTGCCGAGGTTCCTGGTGGAAGAGGAATTGGCCGACGGCAAACTGGTCATTCCCTGGCAGCATGCAATGCCCAGTACCGACGCGTATTACCTGGCCTACCCGGAACACGCGGCGGAAGTGCCCAAGGTGCGGGATTTCGTGAAGTGGATGCTGGAGCAGATCGACAGCCCCGATGCTTGA
- a CDS encoding aldehyde dehydrogenase family protein, whose protein sequence is MVAALLDRLGVNPALYQNGKVPVHSPIDGSRIGAVNWEGPAEVEQHISRADHAFEQWRKVPAPRRGELVRQFGEVLREYKADLGELVSWEAGKITQEGLGEVQEMIDICDFAVGLSRQLYGLTIASERPGHHMRETWHPLGVVGVISAFNFPVAVWAWNTTLALVCGNPVVWKPSEKTPLTALACQALFERVLKNFSDAPAHLSQVIIGGRDAGEALVDDPRVALISATGSTRMGREVAPKVAARFARSILELGGNNAMILGPSADLDMAVRAILFSAVGTAGQRCTTLRRLIAHESVKEEIVTRLKAAYSKVRIGHPLEGNLIGPLIDKHSFENMQDALEQALSEGGRVFGGKRQLEDQFPNAYYVSPAIVEMPEQSDVVCSETFAPILYVVGYSDFDEALRLNNAVPQGLSSCIFTTDVREAEKFMSAVGSDCGIANVNIGPSGAEIGGAFGGEKETGGGRESGSDAWRAYMRRQTNTVNYSLELPLAQGITFD, encoded by the coding sequence ATGGTTGCCGCATTGCTTGATCGTCTTGGTGTGAACCCGGCCCTGTACCAGAACGGCAAAGTGCCGGTGCATTCGCCCATCGACGGCAGCCGCATCGGCGCCGTGAACTGGGAAGGCCCGGCTGAAGTCGAGCAGCACATCAGTCGCGCAGATCATGCGTTCGAACAATGGCGCAAGGTGCCGGCCCCGCGTCGCGGCGAGCTGGTGCGTCAGTTCGGCGAAGTGCTGCGGGAATACAAGGCCGACCTCGGCGAGCTGGTGTCGTGGGAAGCCGGCAAGATCACCCAGGAAGGCCTTGGTGAAGTGCAGGAGATGATCGACATCTGCGACTTCGCCGTCGGCCTCTCGCGTCAGTTGTACGGTTTGACCATCGCTTCCGAGCGCCCGGGCCACCACATGCGTGAAACCTGGCACCCGCTGGGCGTGGTCGGCGTGATCAGTGCGTTCAACTTCCCGGTCGCGGTGTGGGCGTGGAACACCACGCTGGCGCTGGTCTGCGGCAACCCGGTGGTGTGGAAACCTTCGGAGAAAACCCCGCTGACCGCACTGGCCTGCCAGGCGCTGTTCGAGCGCGTACTGAAGAATTTCAGCGATGCCCCGGCGCATCTGAGCCAGGTGATCATCGGTGGCCGCGATGCCGGCGAAGCGCTGGTGGATGACCCGCGTGTCGCACTGATCAGCGCTACCGGCAGCACCCGCATGGGCCGCGAAGTGGCGCCGAAAGTCGCCGCGCGCTTCGCCCGCAGCATCCTTGAACTGGGCGGCAACAACGCCATGATCCTCGGCCCGAGCGCCGATCTGGACATGGCCGTGCGCGCCATTCTGTTCAGCGCCGTCGGCACTGCCGGGCAGCGTTGCACCACGTTGCGTCGCCTGATCGCCCATGAGTCGGTGAAAGAAGAAATCGTCACCCGCCTCAAGGCCGCGTACTCCAAAGTCCGCATCGGCCACCCACTGGAAGGCAACCTGATCGGCCCGCTGATCGACAAGCACAGCTTTGAAAATATGCAGGATGCGTTGGAGCAGGCGCTGAGCGAGGGCGGCCGGGTGTTCGGCGGCAAGCGTCAACTGGAAGACCAGTTCCCCAACGCCTACTACGTCTCGCCGGCCATCGTTGAAATGCCGGAGCAGAGCGACGTGGTGTGCAGCGAAACCTTCGCGCCGATCCTGTACGTGGTCGGCTACAGCGATTTCGACGAGGCGCTGCGCCTGAACAATGCCGTGCCGCAAGGCCTGTCGTCGTGCATCTTCACCACCGATGTGCGCGAGGCCGAGAAATTCATGTCGGCGGTCGGCAGCGACTGCGGTATCGCCAACGTCAACATCGGCCCGAGCGGCGCGGAGATTGGCGGCGCGTTTGGCGGTGAAAAAGAAACCGGTGGTGGTCGCGAGTCTGGCTCGGATGCATGGCGCGCGTACATGCGCCGCCAGACAAACACCGTGAACTACTCGCTGGAGTTGCCGTTGGCGCAGGGCATCACGTTCGACTGA